A genome region from Oryctolagus cuniculus chromosome 20, mOryCun1.1, whole genome shotgun sequence includes the following:
- the GPX2 gene encoding glutathione peroxidase 2 (The RefSeq protein has 2 substitutions compared to this genomic sequence) has protein sequence MAYIAKSFYDLTAVSLDGEKVDFNTFRGRAVLIENVASLUGTTTRDFTQLNELQCRYPRRLVVLGFPCNQFGHQENCQDEEILNSLKYVRPGGGYQPTFTLVQKCEVNGQNQHPVFTYLKDKLPYPHDDPFSLMTDPKFIIWSPVRRSDVAWNFEKFLIGPEGEPFRRYSRTFPTINIEPDIKRLLKVAI, from the exons ATGGCTTACATCGCCAAGTCCTTCTACGACCTGACTGCCGTCAGCCTGGACGGGGAGAAGGTAGACTTCAACACGTTCCGGGGCAGGGCGGTGCTGATTGAGAATGTGGCCTCTCTCTGAGGCACCACCACCCGGGACTTCACCCAGCTCAACGAGCTGCAGTGCCGCTACCCCAGGCGCCTGGTGGTGCTCGGCTTCCCTTGCAACCAGTTTGGACATCAG GAGAACTGTCAGGATGAGGAGATCCTGAACAGTCTCAAGTACGTGCGCCCCGGGGGTGGGTACCAGCCCACCTTCACTCTCGTCCAGAAGTGCGAGGTGAACGGGCAGAACCAGCACCCCGTCTTCGCCTACCTCAAGGACAAGCTGCCCTACCCCCACGACGACCCGTTTTCCCTCATGACGGACCCCAAGTTCATCATCTGGAGCCCCGTGCGCCGCTCGGATGTGGCCTGGAACTTCGAGAAGTTCCTCATAGGGCCGGAGGGCGAGCCCTTCCGACGCTACAGCCGCACCTTCCCCACCATCAACATCGAGCCGGACATCAAGCGCCTCCTCAAGGTCGCCATATAG
- the RAB15 gene encoding ras-related protein Rab-15 isoform X3 — protein sequence MAAMARGVDFKMKTIEVDGIKVRIQIWDTAGQERYQTITKQYYRRAQGIFLVYDISSERSYQHIMKWVSDVDEYAPEGVQKILIGNKADEEQKRQVGREQGQQLAREYGMDFYETSACTNLNIKESFTRLTELVLQAHRKELDGLRTRAGHELALTELEEAGKPEGPANSSKTCWC from the exons atggcggcaatggccagag GGGTGGACTTTAAGATGAAGACCATCGAGGTAGACGGCATCAAAGTGAGGATACAGATTTG GGACACAGCGGGCCAGGAGAGGTATCAGACCATCACCAAGCAGTACTATCGGCGGGCCCAG ggGATATTTTTAGTCTATGACATCAGCAGCGAGCGCTCTTACCAGCACATCATGAAGTGGGTCAGCGATGTGGACGAG TACGCACCGGAAGGCGTGCAGAAGATCCTGATAGGGAATAAGGCCGACGAAGAGCAGAAACGGCAGGTGGGCAGAGAGCAAGGGCAGCAG CTGGCCAGGGAGTACGGCATGGACTTCTATGAAACAAGTGCCTGCACCAACCTCAACATTAAAGAG TCTTTCACGCGGCTGACCGAGCTGGTGCTACAGGCCCACCGGAAGGAGTTGGATGGTCTCCGCACCCGGGCCGGCCACGAGCTGGCGCTGACAGAGCTGGAGGAGGCGGGCAAGCCCGAGGGCCCAGCGAACTCTTCTAAAACCTGCTGGTGCTGA